From Calliphora vicina chromosome 3, idCalVici1.1, whole genome shotgun sequence:
AAAGTTGCTTGCAACGAATAAGTTTACCTCGTATTGAGCTACTTTCTAAGCTTGTAAGGCAAACAGTTTTAAATTTCCCTTTCAATAGTCCTACACTTTACTTATGGTCTGATTCAACAATTGTGCTTGCCTGGCTACAAAAACCTCCAGCAGTTTGGAAAACGTACGTAGCAAATAGGACTActcaaattattgaaaatgttggtaATGCCATCTGGTATCACGTTCCAACAGATCACAATCCAGCTGATCTTGGCACACGCGGTTTTAATGCAACCAGAAACAAAAGTCCAAAGTCTTAGTATCCAAGTTTGACTCTCAGTCATGCTGAACTTAATGCATctaaaattatgttaataaaattaactcAAAAGACTTACTACACTAGTGAATATCATCAACTCTTAGACTCAAAATCTATTTCAAGGAAAAGTTATCTAATTACTTTAAATCCATTTCTGGATTCTACCGGAGTAATGCGAGTTAACGGTAGATTAGCAAATTCATAATTGACCTATGATGAAAGGTATCCAATAATTATACCAAACTCGTCCAATTTCTGTTAAATATTTCTCGATTTTACTCACAAGACTTTAATGCATGCTGACATTTCTCTTATGATGAATGCATTACGAAGCCAGTTCTATATCCCTGGACTTAAAAGAGCAGTAAAGAAATGTGTTCATCATTGTTTAATATGCCTTCGTTATAAGCAGCAAGTCAAGTCCCAGATTATGGCTGCTCTTCCCATAGAAAGATGTTCATTCTCTTTACCTTTTACATATACTGGGGTCGATTTCGCTGGCCCATTTCAAATAAAGTCAGGAAATGTTCGAAATTCTCTGGAGTAAAGAGTTTTAAGTTACACTTCAGAATGGTAACTGGAGCTCAAAAGTTCAATTTTGAAGAGTTCTCAACTCTTCTGGCTCGAATCGAGAGTGTGCTCAACTCCAGGCCCATATCCCTAATGTCTGAGGACCACGAAGATCTTCAAGATCTAACTCCAGGGCACTTTCTAAGAGGAGCTCCATTATTATTCGCTCCAGAACTACCTGCAGACAGCATTTCTATTATTAACAGATGGGAGCGGCTCAAGGCTTTCCATCATCGTTTCAGTCAACGATGGAAAACTGAATATCTCCATGAGCTTCACAAGCGTTATAAATGGAAACATCCACAACGAAATCTACAGAAAGGTGATTTCGTCATTATCAAAGACGAGCTCCTCCCACCATGTGAATGGAAAATGGGAAGAATTGAAGAAGTTCATTTAGGAATATATAAGCGCGTCCGCGTTGCTGACATTCGAACAGCATCTGGTACCGTTACTAGACCAGCAGTAAAACTTTGAATGCTTCCGTTATGTGATAAGTCAGTAGATTGACTAGAGTTATGTTTCCTAAATGTTATGTCAAAATtgtccaaatttttgtttgtgaatCCATTTCTGCtgattattttccattttatttatatttagcaGATGGATCATCTTCAATCGACCGAATTGTGCCTCGTGTGCTTCCGCTACCACCAAGCGGAATTGCAAGCAATTCAAGAGGATGACACTGCGGCAGCGTCAGTATGTGGTACGGGTACATCGCTACTGCACCAACTGCTTTGCACGTACGCATTTGGTAGGAGGGTGCATTTCCACGGACGGCTGTCAAATTTGTGGCGACTTGCACCATACTATGTTGCATCCTCAAAGTGTGCGAGACAGGCTTTCTCAACCGCaaacccaacaacaacaacctctGCGCCAACGgcgtcaacaacaacaacctctACGCCAACGGCTACAGCAACCTCAGCGTCAACGGCGCCAACAACAACAGAAGCCTCAGCGTCAACGACGCCAACCACAACAGCAGCATGGTCAATGACGTCTTCAACATCAACATACGGCCGACGCGACTCCAAATGCCCAAGGACTGGTACAGCAAATCGTTTCGGTCCTAGATCAATTAACTGGGGCCCATAACATTGCACCAGTGCAAGGGGGCCGCCATGTCGAGGATCGATCATCAAATCAGGGTGACAACCCTTTGATCGACCTCGACTGAGTCGCATCGGCCAATAATTCAGCGGCCGTGTTAAAACGGCCTAAGCCGGCAACGACGAAGAAAAACATAGACGTCGACTAACATCAAACTAAACAAATCTACAAAACATCATCaacacataaatttaataattaaaaaagttattaaaataaacatacaacaaaaaacatttatattaaataaaaaaaaaacattcacaaacatttaaataaaaccagtttttacacaaacaacaaacatttaaaaacaagaaaagtGAACTTTACACATCACAAACATCAACGTTTAAACAAGATTACAATATAAACCACACAAAACCacaagaataaataaatttgaattcaatttaaaaccaacaaaaatttacgtttgttttttataattaattgcaCACACAATAAGTAAGTACACTCCAATTTCCTTTGAGTAGTCACCATCATTATAAAACTGTATTCATTTATTACAATTCctgtaataaattattaattatctACTTTGGTCTCTCCAAATAGATACAACAAATCCAACTTTCGGTTTGGAaattgtttcattaaaatcggcccaaaaatatataacatttcgctatcttttcattagaaattccaaatattgaaaaatttgacctttgacctcacgatttaaaggttatcgttttccgtttttagaaaaactttcagaccatatttaaaattacaagaactataatattatgaataggttttacttaaaatttataacagtaaggaaattgggctcatttcGAGTTTTGCATTTCACCTACTCACTTATTACTTAATATCTGATATAAACGGTTATGTtagaaataaaagtaaaaaaaacaatccaaattttattaaaatatttactcgtatttatatttatttttaaggtacTACATATAGTAAAAGAGGAAAAATGGAAAACTAGTTGATATTTAAAGTCAATCTGGTATAGTCGACGTTTCCCTTCTCTTAGGCAAGAATTCTTCGAGTTCTGAGTCTTCGATTTCACAAAGGTGTACGGAAATATTGCTGCTATAAGGGCTTTTGTTGCACAAGAATACCTCTTCGGAAtttactgaaaaaataaaaatgtatatgtattattaaaaatattaataaaaagtttatataacAGTAACATTTTCTTATTCTTGAACAAATTacgaaaagtttaaaataaataaaaaaaaaaccaaatcaagctatttataaaataattcacGTTATGAAAATTTCGTGTCAAAAGACGTATTTGCTTAAAATAAATGGACTTTCATTAAacgcttcctatctttaaagttaaataaaacaaagtgtgtgagggatatcatcgacattttttattcgtttgaaaggcctatcgatgccattaagtatggaatataacatcgtgcaTTCCAAGTTTTCATGACTGGCACacaaatcaggctgaatttgatgGGTTTTGTTGACTTTTAGGGCCGTTATGGTTTGTTGCtcattcgcatagacctgcgactaACGTCTAACGGAGTCAACTCGCACGATACCGGTGGTCAGTTAACATCAGCTCTTCATGAGATGACCATGTGACATGAGCTATGCGGTACGTAGAGCCATCCTGTTTAAACCACATGTTattgtccatatcatccaattcaggcaaaataattttgtaattatcGACTAAACCCCTCGTCGCTTTAGTCGATAATTACGCGTTGCAACGTCTTTTTTAATATGGACCAACGACGCACAGTACTCTGCTTCATAgacaaaagtcaaaaataaatttttcttctaaatccaaaatTTATTGAGAGAACGCTCTAAAGTCAGAAAATTTTTCGGGGAAACGAaagtttttgaaacaaaatttttttgctttaatattttaaataaatatgtataaattaatttttatatttttacaagaTTCTAAGTTTATTAAGTTCAAATTATATTTCCATTTAGTTTATAAGTTTATTAgtgcaaattatatttttattattttataagtttATTAAGTGCAAATTCAGTGTTTGATTTGTCTTGAGTGCTGGCTACAGACTGActtaaatacaataatataaaactaaagCAAGCTTATTGTTCCCATTTATTTTGATGACAATGCACCTCGTGTGGGGAATAAGGTTACACAATGTGCTGGGAAACAAATGAATTTATTGCCAGACATGTCGTCagcaatttaaaacattaaggCGACACTTAAGATGTGCCAACGTTAACGCCTCCCCCACTTAAGTGAGAGCCGTCCTCGGTTCTCCTAAAGCTATTAATGTTGGCTTGAATGGCATGATCTTGGCGCTCTTTCATTTGTCTAATGCGTACATTGGAAATTAAACAATAGGTTAGAAGAATTAAAATTACTATCAACACAGAGACGGTTGGTTTGCCTAAGACCTCTTTAATAAAATTCAGATTTTGGATACCCAACTTTTGGAGATATGGGAGGCTTAATATTTCTTGATAACCAGTGACATTAAGAACTGCCGAAGTTGGTATTTTCTCCACATTTTGTTTCAGATTTTTATAAATGGACCCATTAATTTGAATCTCATCATCAAATATGAGTAAGAAGGTTCCAGTGATAGTCTTTACTGAAGTTTCATTATCTTTGATTTCGGCGGTGTCATCGTTGACTACGACCAGTGGACCAAGGTGACTGGGTTGAGTGCTGCagcagtgatgttaaccgtacggtaattaccgtattgtacggtaatttagtcctccgtacggtaggcaggtaatttctacatttgtacggtaattttaaaaagtttaaatttttatgaattatatcgcaaaatttatatttccataatgtgtctacat
This genomic window contains:
- the LOC135955607 gene encoding uncharacterized protein LOC135955607 translates to METSTTKSTERWIIFNRPNCASCASATTKRNCKQFKRMTLRQRQYVVRVHRYCTNCFARTHLVGGCISTDGCQICGDLHHTMLHPQSVRDRLSQPQTQQQQPLRQRRQQQQPLRQRLQQPQRQRRQQQQKPQRQRRQPQQQHGQ